In one Dermatophilaceae bacterium Sec6.4 genomic region, the following are encoded:
- a CDS encoding acyclic terpene utilization AtuA family protein — translation MSEPLRIANVSGFYGDRLSAMREQLEGGPIDVLTGDYLAELTMLILGRDQLKDASRGYARTFLRQVADCLSLAHERGVRIVSNAGGLNPQGLADALRKVIAEAGLPMTVAYVDGDDLRSRAAEFGVEGILTANAYLGAFGIAEALKRGADIVVTGRVTDASVTMGPAIAHHGWGRQDYDALAGALIAGHVIECGAQATGGNFTGFAALSDLLHPGFPIAEIAVDGSSVITKHRGSAGAVTVDTVTAQLVYEIGAPTYLNPDVVGHLDTVRLTQTGLDRVQIDGVRGTPPPPTTKVCLNRLGGFRNVVEFVLTGLEIPAKAVLVRAQMEHALALDQPAEVTWRLDDLTVPDPETQVAATALLTCQVLDRTDRPVGRAFSAAAVELALASYPGFTMTRPPSSATAYGIYSAAYVAQGSVPHRVTMQDGEVIEIDPPQVTEQPILDVVAPVAASFVASDSVRAPLGVVAHARSGDKGGDANVGVWIPSAHLHPDAAYEWLQALLTPDGVRRLLPEAADLDIDVWPLPHLRAVNVVIHGLLGEGVAASTRLDPQAKALGEWLRARVVDIPKEFI, via the coding sequence ATGAGTGAGCCGCTGCGGATCGCAAATGTCTCCGGCTTCTACGGTGACCGCCTCTCCGCGATGCGCGAACAGCTCGAGGGCGGACCGATCGACGTCCTCACAGGCGACTACCTCGCAGAGTTGACGATGCTGATCCTGGGCCGCGATCAGCTCAAGGACGCGTCGCGTGGTTATGCCCGCACCTTCCTGCGCCAGGTCGCCGACTGTCTGTCACTCGCCCATGAGCGCGGGGTGCGGATTGTCAGCAACGCGGGCGGTCTGAATCCGCAGGGGCTGGCCGACGCGTTGCGGAAGGTCATCGCCGAGGCGGGCCTTCCGATGACCGTCGCTTATGTCGACGGTGACGACCTTCGTTCTCGTGCGGCCGAATTCGGCGTCGAGGGCATCCTGACCGCGAACGCCTACCTGGGCGCGTTTGGGATCGCCGAAGCCCTGAAGCGTGGAGCGGACATCGTGGTGACCGGGCGTGTCACCGACGCGTCCGTGACGATGGGACCGGCTATCGCCCACCACGGTTGGGGGCGACAGGACTATGACGCGCTCGCGGGTGCCTTGATCGCGGGGCATGTCATCGAGTGCGGTGCGCAGGCGACCGGCGGCAACTTCACCGGCTTCGCCGCCCTTTCCGACCTCTTGCACCCCGGTTTCCCGATCGCCGAGATCGCCGTCGATGGCAGCAGCGTGATCACCAAACATCGCGGCAGCGCGGGAGCGGTCACCGTCGATACCGTGACAGCCCAGCTCGTCTACGAGATCGGTGCCCCGACCTACCTGAATCCGGACGTTGTGGGGCACCTGGACACGGTGCGTCTGACTCAGACAGGTCTTGACAGGGTGCAGATCGATGGGGTCCGGGGCACTCCGCCACCGCCCACTACGAAGGTGTGTTTGAACAGGCTCGGCGGCTTCCGCAATGTGGTGGAGTTTGTGCTCACCGGCCTGGAGATTCCCGCCAAAGCTGTCCTGGTGCGCGCGCAGATGGAGCATGCGCTCGCGCTGGATCAGCCTGCCGAAGTGACATGGCGACTCGACGACCTCACGGTTCCCGACCCCGAAACTCAGGTTGCGGCAACGGCACTGTTGACCTGCCAGGTGCTCGACCGGACTGACCGACCGGTCGGTCGGGCGTTCAGCGCTGCGGCCGTCGAGCTGGCGCTCGCGTCCTACCCCGGTTTCACCATGACCCGCCCACCCTCATCAGCGACCGCCTACGGCATCTACTCGGCGGCGTACGTCGCGCAGGGCAGCGTTCCGCACCGCGTCACGATGCAGGACGGCGAGGTCATCGAGATCGACCCGCCGCAGGTAACCGAACAACCCATCCTCGATGTCGTTGCACCGGTAGCTGCATCGTTCGTCGCATCCGACTCGGTCCGCGCGCCACTCGGTGTGGTGGCACATGCCCGCAGTGGCGACAAGGGCGGCGACGCCAACGTCGGCGTGTGGATTCCGTCAGCGCACCTGCACCCGGATGCGGCCTACGAATGGTTGCAGGCGCTACTTACCCCGGATGGTGTTCGCCGACTGTTGCCGGAGGCGGCCGACCTCGACATCGACGTCTGGCCGCTGCCGCATCTGCGTGCAGTCAACGTCGTCATCCACGGGCTGCTCGGCGAAGGTGTCGCGGCATCCACCCGGCTCGACCCGCAGGCCAAAGCGCTCGGTGAATGGCTGCGTGCCCGGGTCGTTGACATCCCCAAGGAGTTCATATGA
- a CDS encoding TIGR03084 family metal-binding protein gives MKLLDLLDDLRAECIAVRQLVQSLPDADWERSTPALGWNVAHQIGHLAWTDAMSSIAVATMLDAGDTAAQHAWRAVVEGAMSAPDTFVNDGATEFAALPPAQLMARWDNERELLHDRLGRVDSAARIPWFGPPMKSTSMATARLMETWAHGLDIADALGAQTFPTDRIRHVCHLGFATRAFAYLGRGMDLPERDVALDLIGPGGDSWTWGPADAEQRITGTAWDFARVAVRRVHASDTELLATGKDAQTWLGIVQAFAGPPGSDPQPSAAPE, from the coding sequence ATGAAGCTTCTGGATCTGCTGGACGATCTACGCGCCGAGTGCATCGCCGTTCGGCAGCTGGTGCAGTCCCTGCCGGATGCGGACTGGGAGCGCTCCACGCCGGCCCTGGGTTGGAACGTCGCCCACCAGATCGGCCATTTGGCCTGGACCGACGCAATGTCCTCGATCGCGGTGGCGACAATGCTGGATGCCGGTGACACCGCTGCGCAGCACGCGTGGCGAGCCGTGGTGGAGGGTGCGATGAGCGCGCCGGACACCTTCGTGAACGACGGAGCGACCGAGTTCGCCGCACTGCCTCCGGCGCAGCTGATGGCCCGGTGGGACAACGAGCGGGAGCTGCTGCATGATCGACTGGGCCGCGTCGATTCGGCGGCGCGCATCCCGTGGTTCGGGCCACCGATGAAGTCAACCTCGATGGCGACCGCCCGGTTGATGGAGACCTGGGCGCACGGGCTCGACATTGCCGATGCGCTCGGCGCGCAGACATTCCCGACCGACCGCATCCGGCATGTTTGCCACCTCGGTTTCGCCACCCGCGCATTTGCCTACCTGGGGCGCGGAATGGACCTGCCGGAGCGCGACGTCGCCCTGGACCTGATCGGTCCGGGCGGTGACTCGTGGACCTGGGGTCCGGCCGACGCCGAGCAACGCATCACCGGCACAGCGTGGGACTTCGCGCGGGTCGCCGTGCGTCGGGTGCACGCGTCGGACACCGAGTTGCTCGCCACCGGGAAGGACGCGCAGACCTGGCTGGGCATCGTGCAGGCCTTCGCCGGGCCACCCGGCTCCGACCCGCAACCGTCTGCCGCGCCCGAATGA
- a CDS encoding NAD-dependent succinate-semialdehyde dehydrogenase has translation MTTQYAVVDPSTNETGQEYPTATDQDVQAAMASATKAHREWSRSSTVDERAALIHRVAELHTERQDELVEIIIREMGKPEAEAIEEVEFASAIYAYYADNGPKFLADEPIEQEAGAGSALIRRTSVGPLLGIMPWNFPYYQVSRFAGPNLVAGNTIILKHAPQCPESAAAIAKIFVDAGFPEGAYVNLYATNDQCADIIADPRIQGVSLTGSERAGSAVAEIAGRNLKKVVLELGGSDPFILLSTDDMDAAVQAAFDARYYNTGQACNGGKRLIIADGVYDEFISAFTAKVLATPNDAPMSSIQATDNLVKQVERAVQGGAHLQSAGERHGAFYPPSVLTGVSHDSATFHEELFGPVAMVFKVDSEDAAIELANDTPFGLGSYVFTTDADQAQRVADRLDVGMVFVNGVNADSVELPFGGVKRSGFGRELGRYGIEEFINKKLIRTVK, from the coding sequence ATGACCACGCAGTACGCAGTTGTCGACCCGAGCACCAACGAGACGGGGCAGGAGTACCCGACCGCTACCGACCAGGACGTCCAGGCGGCGATGGCTTCGGCCACCAAGGCACACCGTGAGTGGTCGCGTAGCTCGACAGTGGACGAGCGGGCAGCACTCATCCACCGGGTCGCTGAACTGCACACCGAGCGTCAGGACGAGCTCGTCGAGATCATCATCCGCGAGATGGGCAAGCCCGAGGCAGAAGCCATCGAGGAGGTCGAGTTCGCATCGGCTATTTACGCGTACTACGCGGACAACGGACCGAAGTTCCTGGCTGACGAGCCCATCGAGCAGGAAGCAGGCGCCGGAAGCGCATTGATCCGCCGTACCTCGGTCGGCCCCCTGCTCGGCATCATGCCGTGGAACTTCCCCTACTACCAGGTGTCGCGCTTCGCCGGGCCCAACCTGGTCGCCGGCAACACCATCATCCTCAAGCACGCCCCGCAGTGCCCGGAATCGGCTGCCGCGATCGCGAAGATCTTCGTCGACGCCGGATTTCCCGAAGGTGCGTACGTCAACCTCTACGCAACCAACGACCAGTGCGCCGACATCATCGCCGACCCCCGCATCCAGGGCGTCTCGCTCACCGGCTCCGAGCGGGCCGGCTCAGCCGTGGCGGAGATTGCCGGTCGCAACCTGAAGAAGGTCGTCCTCGAGCTCGGTGGCTCCGACCCGTTCATCCTGCTGAGCACAGATGACATGGACGCCGCCGTGCAGGCTGCATTCGATGCGCGCTACTACAACACCGGCCAGGCCTGCAATGGCGGCAAGAGGCTGATCATCGCCGACGGCGTGTACGACGAGTTCATCTCCGCGTTCACCGCAAAGGTGCTCGCTACCCCGAACGATGCGCCGATGTCGTCGATCCAGGCAACCGACAACCTGGTGAAGCAGGTCGAGCGCGCGGTGCAGGGTGGTGCCCACCTGCAGAGCGCCGGCGAGCGCCACGGCGCGTTCTACCCGCCGAGCGTCCTGACCGGGGTAAGCCATGACAGCGCCACATTCCACGAGGAGCTCTTCGGGCCGGTCGCGATGGTGTTCAAGGTGGATTCGGAGGACGCGGCCATCGAGTTGGCCAACGACACGCCGTTCGGTCTGGGCTCCTACGTGTTCACCACCGATGCCGATCAGGCCCAACGAGTCGCAGACCGTCTGGACGTCGGCATGGTGTTCGTGAACGGCGTCAATGCCGACTCCGTCGAACTACCCTTCGGCGGCGTGAAGCGATCCGGTTTCGGTCGTGAGCTCGGCCGCTACGGCATCGAGGAATTCATCAACAAGAAGCTCATCCGCACCGTCAAGTGA
- a CDS encoding TetR/AcrR family transcriptional regulator: MTTTAPLPARVPQPQRAAAMRGRLLEATVEVLVERGWSGTTTTVVSTRAGVSRGAQLHHFPSKRELVVAAVDHLGERLHHQLQQLRIEAPTGQGSTVAALTTLADFFVSDLFVAALELWVAARTDPELLESVAPMERRWGRRAHRLAVELLGVDDEDPQTRLLIQGLLDMLRGLGLANTLSDDGPRRAVILQRWAPLIDQHARRKARS; this comes from the coding sequence GTGACCACCACCGCACCATTGCCCGCTCGGGTACCTCAGCCGCAGCGCGCTGCGGCAATGCGGGGCAGGCTCTTGGAGGCAACGGTCGAAGTGCTCGTGGAACGCGGCTGGTCGGGTACGACGACCACCGTGGTTTCCACCCGCGCCGGGGTGTCCCGGGGCGCCCAGCTGCATCATTTCCCGTCCAAGCGTGAGCTCGTGGTCGCCGCAGTGGATCACCTGGGCGAGCGACTGCATCACCAACTGCAGCAGTTGCGGATCGAGGCGCCCACCGGGCAGGGCAGCACGGTCGCCGCCCTCACGACTCTCGCCGACTTCTTCGTCTCCGACCTGTTCGTGGCCGCGCTCGAGCTGTGGGTCGCAGCGCGTACCGATCCTGAGCTGCTCGAATCAGTGGCTCCGATGGAACGGCGTTGGGGACGCCGCGCACACCGTCTTGCCGTTGAGCTGCTCGGCGTGGACGACGAGGACCCGCAGACCCGGCTGCTGATACAGGGTCTGCTGGACATGTTGCGCGGGCTCGGCCTCGCCAACACCCTCAGCGACGACGGTCCGCGTCGAGCCGTGATTCTGCAGCGCTGGGCGCCCCTGATAGACCAACATGCTCGGCGAAAGGCCCGCTCATGA
- a CDS encoding LysR family transcriptional regulator, translating to MAEWPALAATELLVAVADHGSLAAGARAVGMAQPNASRSIARLERHLKLLLLQRSTAGSTLTPAGLLVVEWSRALLFAARDLTDGAAALAADGTGAMTVSASQTVAEHLLPRWLSDLRWTHPDVRITVRVHNTHAVLADVLHGRCAVGFIEGPGTPAGVHSLVVARDELVLVVSPAHVWASSAVPITAEELRETALVTREYGSGTRVALDTALGGPVRSVLELSGNAAVRVSVMSGTAPAVLSRLAVADALTAGTLCEVPIEGLDLRRPLHAVWTGPRRLGGVSADLVGIARASGRARGDGLDEVAR from the coding sequence GTGGCTGAGTGGCCCGCCCTGGCAGCAACGGAGCTGCTGGTCGCGGTTGCCGACCACGGGTCGCTGGCAGCCGGTGCCCGCGCGGTCGGGATGGCGCAACCCAACGCCAGCCGCTCCATCGCCCGCCTGGAGCGGCATCTGAAATTGTTGTTGCTGCAGCGCTCGACCGCTGGCTCCACGCTCACGCCGGCCGGGCTCCTGGTCGTGGAGTGGTCCCGCGCCCTGCTGTTCGCGGCGCGGGACCTCACCGACGGCGCGGCCGCGCTCGCTGCCGATGGAACGGGCGCGATGACGGTCTCGGCCAGTCAGACCGTCGCGGAACACCTGTTGCCGCGCTGGCTGTCCGATCTGCGGTGGACACACCCGGACGTGCGGATCACCGTCCGGGTGCACAACACCCACGCTGTGCTGGCCGACGTACTGCACGGCAGGTGTGCAGTGGGTTTCATCGAGGGCCCCGGGACGCCCGCGGGGGTGCATTCCCTGGTCGTCGCTCGGGATGAACTGGTGCTTGTCGTGTCGCCTGCACATGTGTGGGCGAGTAGCGCCGTTCCGATCACCGCTGAGGAGCTGCGCGAAACGGCATTGGTGACCAGGGAGTACGGCTCCGGCACCCGGGTTGCGCTCGACACCGCGCTCGGCGGGCCTGTGCGGTCGGTGCTGGAGCTGTCGGGGAACGCAGCCGTCCGGGTCAGCGTGATGTCCGGGACAGCTCCTGCGGTACTCAGCAGACTCGCGGTCGCGGATGCGCTGACGGCCGGCACCCTGTGCGAGGTGCCGATCGAGGGCCTGGACCTGCGCAGGCCGCTGCACGCCGTCTGGACCGGACCGCGACGCCTGGGCGGTGTGAGCGCGGATCTGGTGGGTATCGCCCGAGCGTCCGGCAGAGCCCGTGGCGACGGTCTGGACGAGGTGGCCCGATAG
- a CDS encoding putative sulfate exporter family transporter: MTLVVAGVATTLGKFFPIVGGPLFGILIGLVAGTAVTALRGDSFSSGYTFASKPVLQASVVVLGTGLSIRQVLNVGGSSLPVMLGTVAVSLIGAYVIGRALGLDSDVRTLIGVGTAICGASAIAAATAVIKPKQADVAYAIGTIFTFNIAAVLLFPPIGHLIGMSGHSFGLWSGTAVNDISSVVAAAYSFGDGAGPYALVVKLTRSLMIIPIVMTLSLLYSRRQARAGGEITTSIPWQRVVPPFLIGFLLAAVLDSLGVIPAGWHSPLNHIGTFMITMALAGIGLSMRLGQMRAAGVRPLLLGGALWLCVALSSLGLQWATGTI; encoded by the coding sequence GTGACCCTCGTCGTCGCAGGAGTAGCGACCACGCTCGGGAAGTTCTTCCCCATCGTGGGCGGGCCGCTGTTCGGCATCCTGATCGGCCTGGTCGCCGGAACGGCGGTAACCGCCTTGCGCGGGGACAGCTTCTCCTCCGGGTACACATTCGCCTCGAAACCCGTCCTGCAGGCGTCGGTGGTCGTCCTTGGCACCGGACTGTCCATCCGCCAGGTCCTGAACGTCGGCGGCTCATCACTGCCCGTCATGCTCGGCACCGTGGCCGTCTCGCTGATCGGGGCCTACGTGATCGGACGTGCGCTCGGCCTCGACTCCGACGTTCGCACGCTGATCGGGGTGGGTACAGCCATCTGCGGCGCATCCGCAATCGCTGCAGCTACCGCGGTGATCAAACCCAAACAGGCCGACGTCGCCTACGCGATCGGCACCATATTCACCTTCAACATCGCTGCAGTTCTGCTCTTTCCCCCCATCGGGCACCTCATCGGGATGAGCGGGCATTCCTTCGGACTGTGGAGCGGCACCGCCGTCAACGACATATCGTCTGTCGTCGCAGCGGCCTACAGCTTCGGGGACGGAGCCGGGCCCTACGCCCTGGTCGTGAAACTGACCCGATCACTGATGATCATCCCCATCGTGATGACCCTGTCGCTGCTGTATTCGCGACGGCAGGCGCGCGCAGGAGGCGAGATCACCACATCCATTCCCTGGCAGCGGGTGGTGCCGCCATTTCTGATCGGTTTCCTGCTCGCAGCGGTGCTGGATTCGCTCGGCGTTATACCGGCGGGCTGGCACAGCCCGCTGAACCACATCGGCACCTTCATGATCACGATGGCGCTCGCGGGTATCGGACTGTCAATGCGCCTGGGACAGATGCGTGCCGCGGGTGTGCGGCCCCTGCTGCTCGGTGGTGCGCTGTGGTTGTGTGTCGCACTGTCCAGCCTCGGACTGCAGTGGGCCACCGGCACTATCTGA
- a CDS encoding acyl-CoA dehydrogenase family protein, translating into MSDSWTNSEREALHDSVTRFTRDKITDQLAGWEDEGMLPRSLHREAAAAGLLGVGFAEEVGGQGGDAIDNSVVCEAIIGAGGSSGLVAGLFTHGIALPHIVASGNADLIDRYARPTLAGELIGSLAVTEPGGGSDVAAVQTRAVRDGDDYVVTGSKMFITSGVRADFVTTLVRTGGAGYDGLSLLVIDKESTGFSVSAPLRKMGWHCSDTAELSFDAVRVPVRNLIGGEGEGFISVMQQFVHERLNLAVQAYAVAQRCLDLAVQYARGRETFGRPLIDRQSIRRTLVAMHRRTDVARAYTRAVIEREAAGEEPLLEATVAKNEATAACDFVVDQAVQIFGGAGYLRESEVERHYRDSRILRIGGGTDEVMDDLAAKLLGYSSRAGAR; encoded by the coding sequence ATGAGTGACAGCTGGACGAACTCCGAGCGGGAGGCGCTGCATGACAGCGTCACCCGCTTCACCCGTGACAAGATCACTGACCAACTCGCCGGCTGGGAAGACGAGGGCATGCTGCCGCGGTCGCTGCACCGCGAGGCGGCTGCGGCCGGACTGCTCGGCGTTGGTTTCGCCGAGGAGGTGGGTGGCCAGGGTGGAGATGCGATCGACAATTCTGTGGTGTGTGAAGCCATCATCGGGGCCGGTGGATCGAGCGGCCTGGTGGCTGGGCTCTTCACCCACGGCATCGCACTGCCGCACATCGTTGCCAGCGGTAATGCCGATCTCATCGACCGTTACGCGCGGCCCACCCTCGCCGGCGAGTTGATCGGCTCGCTCGCCGTGACGGAGCCGGGCGGCGGCTCGGATGTAGCTGCCGTGCAGACCCGGGCTGTTCGCGACGGCGACGACTACGTGGTCACCGGTTCCAAGATGTTCATCACCAGCGGGGTACGTGCCGACTTCGTGACCACGCTGGTGCGCACCGGGGGCGCCGGTTACGACGGACTCAGCCTGCTGGTCATCGACAAGGAATCGACCGGCTTCTCCGTCTCCGCACCGTTGCGCAAGATGGGCTGGCACTGCTCGGACACCGCTGAACTGTCGTTCGATGCGGTGCGGGTACCGGTCCGGAACCTGATCGGCGGCGAAGGGGAAGGATTCATCTCCGTCATGCAGCAATTCGTCCACGAGCGGCTCAACCTCGCCGTCCAGGCATACGCCGTTGCCCAGCGCTGTCTCGATCTGGCGGTTCAGTACGCGCGCGGCCGGGAGACGTTCGGCCGGCCGCTGATCGACCGTCAGTCGATCCGACGCACCCTGGTGGCAATGCACCGACGTACCGATGTCGCACGTGCCTACACACGGGCGGTCATCGAACGTGAAGCGGCGGGAGAGGAGCCGCTGCTGGAGGCGACCGTGGCCAAGAACGAAGCGACCGCAGCGTGCGATTTCGTGGTCGATCAGGCAGTGCAGATCTTTGGCGGCGCGGGGTATCTGCGTGAGTCCGAAGTCGAGCGGCACTATCGCGATTCGCGCATCCTGCGGATCGGTGGAGGCACCGACGAAGTGATGGACGACCTCGCGGCGAAGTTGCTCGGATACTCCAGTAGGGCGGGCGCGCGATGA